Within Gymnogyps californianus isolate 813 chromosome 27, ASM1813914v2, whole genome shotgun sequence, the genomic segment GGGGCTGAAGCCcactggggaagggagaagcaaCCTTCAAATGAAGCGGGGAGCCTGCTGAGGACAGGCTCCAGGATTACCAGTATGTTGAAGGGGGGCACTAGAAAAGGTGGAGGGACCCCATGGATCGGTCCTGCCCCACACAGAGGGGCCCCTTGGGAAGGCGCTGCCAAGCGGCTCTGCATGGGTGGAGGAGCCCCTGCGCAGAGCAGGGCGGCTCTGGTATTTCAGCAGGCAGAATgccctggagcaggagggaggaggagaagaaatgacTTTGTGACTGCCAAGCTCCCCTGTTGCACACAGCATCTCGGAGAACCACGTCTCATCTGCCCCTCAGCTGCAGGAGCACgcggagggggaaggagggagagaaggagaaagtgaGGGAGCCAtgcctgcccgccgccgcctcaattcctcttttcttccagcGCGAGCAGTCTGCCAGGGTGCCTCGGTGGCAGGGCAGCCGCTGCCTCGGAGCAAACTGTGCCCTCTTTGTCTGCCGGGCGAGACGTCCCCTCCTCGCTGCAGGGTGAGGACGCGGCGAGGTTTCATCGGGCGACCCCACAGCCACCCCCTGCCACGGCGAGGAGGGACGCTGGCCCACGCTTGCACAttgcccatgctggagcagagctggcagccacGCACCGGCAGCCCCACAGCTCTGCGCTCTCAGCCACGTATATAGGAGCCAGCAGGCTCCTCTCCCTCTCGGAACAGCGTGGCTCCGCGTATTTCCTGGAGGCATTTCAAGCTGCCTCGCTCCAGGCCGCTCTGCGTACTCCTTTAGCACCGAGACGAGGAGTCAGGATGAACGGCTGTAGCTGGAgtcctcctgccagcagcaccgTGGTGTGCCAGCACACTGCCCTGGGCACAGCACGGGGTGGCTGCAAAGCCCACGGCAAGCCAAGGGGCTCGGGACAGGTTTGCCTTGCTCCaagccctcagccctgctctcttctgGACATCAGCCCTCGGCAGGCTGAATTTCACAAGCAGGGTCCAAGCACCAGGTCTGGTGATGGCTCCTTCTCTCCCTGGTCACACTGGCCTCGAGGGGCCGGTGGATGCTGCCCCTTTTTGCGTCGGGGCTGAGCTCAGGAAATCTAAGCTTGAAAGTggtttaatttcaaaaataagCCAGAAGTTGTTTACCAGGCTTTACATCAGTCCCGAGCAGCATGAGCATCCTGCATTTctgtgggggaagggagagctggATGAAACCCACAGCGAATCATGTCGCCAGCGAGTGTAGCATAAATATAGCTCCATCGAAACATGCCTTGAGCTCCATCAACCTGTTCTCGCAGCTACTGTTCTCCTCTACTTGGCCGGAGAGTGGCAGagtcctttctcctccctcccgtGCACAGCCAGCGCAGGCAAATCCCGGGCATCTCGGAGCAGAGCTGCGTGACCTTACACAAATTCAGACCATGTGCCCCATATCTCCGTCCTCTACTCAGTTGTAACAGAAATATCCATAAGTAAAGATTTTGCAAGCAAATATCCACTGGGATGGAGGTTTCTAGCAGGCCTGAGATGAAAAGGGGGAAGATCAGGTAACTGCAAACAGGGGACAtgtctgcagcagcattttttggGGTAGGATTCACTCAGGTCCCCTggttctccagctctgctgccaagTGCCACCAACCCCACATCCAACCCAGCTGGCTTCCCAGGCCACGGGGTGCAGCTCGCCTGCCTCTAGCCCTTACATCAGACCTGACACTGCTGATGGTTTCCTCCCCATTTCTCCCCCACCCAGGTCCCTCCAGCATCAGCACCATGCGTTGGGCCACCATCCTGATCATCGCTGGGCTCTGCGGAACCTCCCTGGGCCAGTACAATGAAGAAGAAGACATGGCTTGGTTACAGTACTACATGCGGCAGTCCCGTATGTCCTCCTATAACTACATGCCCTACTACGAGGATGAGAACACCCCTTACGTGTACTCTTACCTCCCAGCTCCGGACACAGAGGCAGAGCCCGGCCCTGAACCTCAGCAAGCCCCTTCCTGGCAATGTCCCCAAGAGTGTGATTGCCCCCCTAATTTCTCGTCAGCCATGTACTGTGACACCCGTAACCTGAGGTACCTGCCCTTCGTGCCTTCCCGGATGAAATACGTCTACTTCCAGAACAACCAGATCACTGCCATCCAAGAGGGGGCTTTTGACAATGCCACGGAGCTGGAATGGCTCGCATTGCACAACAACCAGATCTCCAGTGAGAAGATGGGCAAGAGGGTCTTTGCCAAGCTCAAAAGCCTGGAGAGGTTGTACATGAACAACAACAACCTAACCAAGATGCCCAGCCCCTTGCCCCGGTCCCTGAGAGAGCTCCACTTGTCTTACAATCAGATCTCCAAGGTCCCCTCCAACGCTCTGGAGGGTCTGGAGAACCTCACAGCTTTGTACCTCAGCCACAACTACATTTTTGAGATGGGAGCATCCCTCAAAGGGCTCAAGTCCTTGATCCTTGCTGATCTGAGCTACAACCACCTCAGGAAAGTCCCTGATGGGCTCCCAATGGCTTTGGAACAGCTCTACCTAGAGTACAACTACATCAACACCATCCCTGATGACTATTTCAAGGTCTCTCCCAAGCTGCTCTATGTACGGATGTCCCACAACAGCCTGACAAATCAAGGTCTCTCTACCAACActttcaacagcagcagcatccttgaGCTGGACCTCTCTTACAACAGGCTCCAGAAGATCCCCCGGGTCAGCACCAACCTTGAGAACCTCTACCTTCAAGGGAACCAAATCAACGGTGAGCAGAAACGCGTCAACCAAAGCACACTGGTGCAGGGGATGGTGGTGCAATAGAGGGATGGGGAGATGGGGATGCAGAACCGCTGCCTCCCTGTGGGAGACTACTTGGGGTAATGGTTTGAGCAGAAAGCTGGAATTTGGGGGACTTCTAGGTGGCCCTCAGCAAGGCAGGAATGGGCCCCGTTGTGTCCCAACGCGCCTGGAGCTGAGAGGCTCCCAGCTCTGAATGTTCCTGTGTGATCCACGGAGCCATTGCACTGGTTTTACTGAGCATTTAGCAGAAGCCTGAGCATCTTCTTGGTTAGAGATGCCAGAAACCAGCTGTGGGTAGAAGCTGATGCACAACCTGGGGAGGGGACTACGGCTTTAGTCCGGCATTGCCCATAGGCTGAGTGGACAGAGGTGGTGGGTCCCCACAGCCACTGCACATGGGAACGCACGTCACCCTGGCCAGTGCTAAtgcaggggacagggacatACCCTGCGGTGCCTGGCGGTCTGCAGCGCTCGGGGCCAGTGCAGCTCCCTTCTCCAGCCCCTTCTGCTCACCTCCCTCCCCGCCTCGCAGGGCGCTGGCACAGCCCGGGCACCCAAAGCCCCCCAAGCTTTGTGGTCTGCAGCCAAGGGACACATccttgctggggctgggacagACGGGAGCTCTTAGTTATTAGAGCCATCAACACAGCATCTTCTGCCAGGACTAAAATTCACTCCACttaatacacaaataaataaaaggaacagaTTGTTCTGGGGCtgctatttataaaaataagctaggggaaaaaaaaaaaaaccaaaccacaagCAATCTCCTGGAAAAATCCAGGCTTGCTCCTCTCACCTGCCAGGCCCCGAGGGCAGGACCCTCCTGGAGCAGTGCTGGAGCCCCTGAGCAAGCctgggatggggacggggatgtGTCAGTGCAGCCATCCGCTGTCGCAGAGGAAACACACAACCCCGCACCGGGGAACCgacagaaacacaaaaccaagaaCAGATTCccaaatgtttgctttcaaaatttgtAGCTGTTAACGTCTGCCCACAAATGCCATGAAACCGCTGCGGAGCCGTTCGGGCTttacagcagtttttcctccagctgcaggtttTGCTGCTGACCTTTAAAGCATCCCCAGGAGCGAGGGGCTGCAGGTCCGGGCATACAGCACCAACTTCTTTGGGGGGCACATCCCTCCCCATGGGGCATCAGGGCTGGGGTCGTGCCCCTCCAGCCACACCGGGAGGTCCCCACTTACTGCAGGGCTTGCAGCCCCCCAAGCCCCCGGCCTGTGGGTGCAGGGGTCCCCCAGCACCCCgctgccttccccagcagcatcctggCCCGGAGCTTTGCTGCCCTCTAGTCGGTCGCTTCTCTCCCAAATCCTGCACAAAATTTTTGGAGTTTGCTCCATTTCCTCCCTCCAAAcccagcctgggctgggctggagtttccctgcctggtgctggcagcagcgggTGGCAGATGAACGGAGAGGCATGGGATGGGACAGGGATGTCCTCCCTCTTGGACACGCCGCCTGGGTGGTCCCATGGTGGCCGGGGGGAGTCCAggggctggaggctgcagcGTATGAAGCCTCACGAGAGCAGTTGCAAAGGCAATTCCCGATAAAAAGCcatgtttttcctctgactCCACCCGGCTTTTTTCCTACAAGCGCTTCAGCCAGGCTGGGCAAAGGCAGCAGACGGCAGGCGCTGCCACCGCTTCCAAACCCTTGAATAAGCAGAAACTCACAGGCTCCTTCTGACTGCAGCTAGGAGCATCAGTTACTCTTTTAGCTTAAGAGCAGAAGGTGTCAAGTCCAAATTTGCAGGAATAATTGGTGATTTGAGggtgctttcatttttttcctgcccacCTTAACATAAACCAGCTCTCAGAGGTCGGTACCCTCAGACCCATCTCCAGAGCAGCCCCCCTTGACATTTCTCACATCGCTCCCCGAAGATCAGTCGCATCACGAAGGTTAGAGCTGGGGCCAAAGCCAATGCTCAGCTCTCCgtctcctctccccccacagAGTTCTCCATCAGCAGCTTCTGCACCGTGGTGGACGTGATGAACTACTCCAGGCTGCAGGTCCTGCGGCTCGACGGGAACGAGATCAAGCGAAACGCGGTGCCCCCCGACGCCCCGCTGTGCCTGCGGCGTGCCACGGTCATCGAGATCTAACCTGGCCCCCCCCATCCTCAGGACTTGGCTCCCCCGTTCCTGGGGAGACACTCACTCCCATTTTAATGCAGCTTGAGAGTTTGACTTGGCTTCCGCAATAGTGCAATAAGGGTACTCCAACACCAGCCCACGCGGGTGGGCAGGAGCCGTTCTTCCCCAAACGctccctcttcccagctctccGGCCACACAGGGTGGGACAGGTCCCGGCACCATTCCCCCTCTGACCCCACCGcagccaccccccccccaaagcgCTGCACCCCCATTCACCTTCTCCCCTGGTTTGGGTGGgatgcagcagggatgggggagagcTCATCCCACCTCCAAAATACGGCACTGAGCATCCGACCCCAGCAGGGAGGGATTCAGGTGTGGGTCCTGCAGAACCAGCAGATCTAAAATGACTCACCCTGAGCCAGGTGCCAGTGGTCACTGGGAGGAGCATCTGGGAGGCTGGGAGCTACATGAGTAAAGGGTTAAAGATTTCCCAGCTGCCAGCATCCCTCAGTCTAGGATGGGGAAGAGCAAACCCActctttcccctccattttttccccttccaccaGTCTTCTGCTCCGGAGATAAAGGAGAGAAACCTTTCCTGCCGCTGTGAGCGGCTGCCAGCTGCTGAGGTTAGAGAGAAACAGCCTGAGAAACAGCCTGTTCGCGGGCCATGGCCGAGGGGGGGGGTCTCACATCATCTTCCCAGACCACTGGTTCAGGGCAGGACCGGGGGTGAGGGATGGGGCAGTTCCTGGTGCTGTCACCCCCGGCTGCCTGGGGAGCCCCCACACGCCCAGCTCCATCCCACCCACCAGCTTGGCTCCgagctccctccctgcccaggcaACCGGGGTctcccaatttaaaaaaaaacaaaaaaacaaatcacagtgACATGTGCATCTGCAGCACGTTTGAATTCGCCAAAAACACCCAGCTTGGTTCCTTGGACGGTTTAGTTTGAGAACCAAAGGGGCAGCTGAGCTTTGGAGATGACCTGCAAAGCTGAAGAGGTCATCCAGACCCTCCGCATTTAAACTGCATGCTAACACTAtagaaacaaaaacccaaaaaaacctgTACTATCACCGACGCATGAACTGTAGATATCATACCGACGAATAAAGCCCTTTCTGTAACTGCACGAAGCGTGTCTGAGGAATCCCAAATGCAGAGACCAGGGTCTGAGCATCTGGGCTGCTCGGAGCACTGTAACCTCCCCTCTTGCAGCCCAGATCTTTCTGCAGACATAATCCGGGCTGGATTTGCCGTCTAGTGGTTGTACCAGACACGACATGTGCGTACGCCGCCTTCCCGCACCGAGGAGCTGCCGCTCCAGCGCTTCCCAGATGGGGTCCATGCAAGGAcgtttacagaaggaaaaaaaaaccacatggAAAAGTGTCAgttgggagagggaagggatggcGGTGCCACTGGCACAGTACTTCTGGTCGTTATTTTCCGGATGCTTTCATGTTCTCCAGTCTTCAGCCCCgcttatttttaacagctaagCTGGaggatgcttaaaaaaaatttcacatgGGCAGGATTTTTACAGATCCGGAGTTGCACAGAAAGTGCCACTTCCCAGCCGGCGAGCCTCTCCTCTGCACACCCGGGGCTCGCTCGGCTCTGGGTTGGTGCCAGCCGGGGAGGCAGAGCCTGCGGGCGCTCCGTGGGGTGCAGGAGGTGGGTTTCCCCAAACAGCCCTGGTCCCTGGCCCCGGCCAGGGGCAGTCCCCCCAACTCCAGCCAAGGCTCTTGCAgaagccaggcaggagcagaggcgAGAAGACCCCGCTCCATCCCCTCCGGCCACCCACTTCCCCATCCGCTCCGATGTCCCAGGACAGCAGAGGGACACGCACATCCTCATCGCAGCCTCCCCACAGCCAAACCCCATTCCCTGCGGAGATGCAAATCCTCCCGGAGGCACCAGGACCAGGGACCCCGAACCGAGGGGATCCCACTGCACACCCAGCTGGCCGAGGACCCCAGGGCTGTCACTAGATGTCGGCGTTGCCTGTCACATGTGGCCCTGTCCAGGCTGGCCCTGGCTTTCCCTCCCCAAGGCCATGTCCCCAAAGAGCAGCACCCAGGTTCGGGAGCTGCCCTGCACCCAGGGGTGCCCGCCACAGTCAGTACTTGCTTTGGCAAGGCTGGGCTGAGACATGGGGTGAAACCCAGCTCCCCCCGGGGAAAAAAGGGCTCAGAGGGAGGCAAACCTGACCCTGCTTCTGAGATAGCAAGAGGCAAGCAATGCTTGTGCTGGGCTCCTTCCAGGGGTGGCAGTGGGGCAGCATGGGGGGAGTGGGCTCTGCAGAAAGCGAGGATGCTCCAGACCCCCGTGCACGTGCAGCCGGTCAGCTCTGATGCAGGTGCCTGTTGGCATCTGGGACCAGCTCGGATCTTTCTGCCATCAGCCCCCAGGACAGATGCCACAGCCCatcatcctcctccttccctgtggCAGCATCCAGCAGGCCAGgtgggagggggacagggaccGGACTACAAGGACCTGCGCCCATGCCAGGTCTCCATGCTCTTCaaaagcagcagggcaggatgtTTGCAGGATCCATCTACaaagcagccaagcaccatcctcctccccatgctcGGGAGCTGCCCAGGCACCAGCACACACCACTCTTTGTTCCCGGGTCAGGTTTTTGCCTCGGAGCATCCACACTCCTTCCCAAATCTACACCAGCCTGCAGGAGCCGAAGGGGCTGGGGGTCCAGGGGTGTTTGTAGGGAGGCCCCAGCCCATCACCTCAGGGGGGAACCTGGCAGCAGGGTCTGGTGGCAGCAGAGCAAAACCCAGGAGAAGCAGCCACCCAATGCTGCTTCCAGCAGCTGCTTTATCCCCGCAGGGCGCTGGAGATTGCTGATTTACACCATCTGGGGCATCGGCTCTGCATCCCGCAGGGGTGGAGGTGAGGGGGCAGAGGGTCAGTGCAACCCACTGCCCtgcttctcccccctccccaaaaaaaagggggagacCCCATTGGTGCCGGGTGAGCCGGCGGGTGCCCAATCACTGCCTTGTTGTTGTGGTGGGGATAGCAGGAACGGGGGCTTGgccccccctcctcttccccttcctcctcctcctcctgttgctggGAGGAGGTGCGGGGTCCAGGGGGCCCCAGCAGCCTGTATCCCAccgggaaggaggaggaggggggagtgTAGGGCTTTGTCCAGATTCACAGAGAAGCATAAAGGAGGGggaaaccccaaaccaaccaaaaaataGCTCCCCAGCCCCCTTGGAGGTGTACCCCAAGAACAGAGGCTTtgtggggctgctgcagcaggtaccagcagctgcagccccccccaAAGTCATATTTGGACTGTGGGCTCCTCCCAAGGACTCTCCTTGGGTGGGGTGTCAAAGACACCCCGCTGCTCCTGCCAGACCTGCTGCCCCCCGCCATCACCCCATGTCTGCGGAGGAGCTCAGGCCATGGGCATTGGACCCGGGCACCCGCCTGTGGCTGTCCCTGCACAAGACCCTAAAAACCAGCAGCTCCCACAGGGTGCCCCATGGGGACAGGCAGGATTTCTCCAGAGCTCCACTGAAACCCCCCAAATCTCACCTCCACTTCTTTCCAGCCTCTTCCCCCAgattctcttcccctcctcacttttttttcccctttgcagcATCCCTCAGCTCAAACGCTTCCCAGGCCATTTGCAAACATCCCTTTGGGAGGATGCTTCCCCAGGAAGTGCAggatttgtgtttaaaaacaacccctcaaaatattttcctttggagaAGTACACAAGAAAGCAGCGAGGCAGCAGGCAATGGTTTTGACCCTAACGTGGCTGGAGGAGTAGAGCCACCCCCCAGTCAAGGGACGTGAGCTCCAGGCACGGCACCGTTCCTGTGCTTCAAATTCAGCATGTGAACATTTGCAGAGCGGGCGTGAGTCACAGCCCAGGGAAGTGTAACCCGGCGTCACGTCCTTCGGCGCTTCCCTTTGCTCAATTCTTCTCAGACTTAACCTAAAACCTTTATTGAGCGGAGGACCTGCGAGGACAAAAGGATCGGTGGCCAGGTCACGGCTGCCACCGCCACGCCTGGCCATCTGCAGACGTGCTCGCGATGTGACGAGCAATAAAAGTTGATTATTAATAAGCTGCTTGGATCCGGCCAGCGGCAGCTGCAATGTTGCTGGGAAGAGATAAGAAAACTGCAGAGGCAGCGGGAAAAGGCGCCGGGCAGGGGCCCGGCACGTCGTCGGTGGAGATTGCCAGGACCCCTTGCCTCCCCAGCATCGATCAGGGATGAGCCGGGGTCCCATTTCGCAGAGGAGCAGACTGAGGCTTGGAGGAATGGGGGGATCCTGCTCATGCAGCTCCACATCAGGAGTAAAATGGAGATGGGATTTCAGTGCTTGGGATTTTGGGTCTCGGATTTTGGGTCTCTCCACCCGGCTCTGGGAGGATGCGTAGCTTGGGGGCTAGAGCAGCTTGTGGAGGTCAGTCCCCCCCAAGGGACCGAACACTTTGGGGGGACCATTGGGGAAAGGTGGTCCCGCTCCCTGCATGCCCCCAGCAGTGTTTGGGCATGGGGGAGAGGGACGGGCAGGAAATTCCCAATCTGTTCAGCTCCCATTCTTGCTTCCCCTTTTGTTTCACTCGCCATCTGTCCCGCAGCCCCGCACGCCCCGCGCTCCTGCTGCACGTGCCGTAAATATCAAGACGGGCTTTGTCTCTGCTTCAAAAGGCAGTGTGGCCCCCgcgccccagccctgctgcggcccccagccctccccagcagcggctgctgccagccttaaagctgctgggggctggcagggtCACGGGGGCTTTCTGGACCAGCCGGGTTGCTGTCGGGGGGTCTGGATTTGGGGGGGGACAGGCTCAGCGTcactcttctccctcctcctgccccagcaggtTTTCGGGTCAGTGCTAAGAAGGGGTGCATTGCTCTGACACCGCAAGCATCCGTAGGATCCAGGAGCGTGGCCttggggctggagctgaaccCCATCACCAAAGTCACTCCAAAggggcaaaggaagaaaaaggaaagctcaGCCCCCTGTACGCTGGCAGAGCTCGGCAGAGACCCCCGGCAGGCTCTGCATCCCTGGGCTAAGCAGGGCTGCACCCCGAAACGGTGCCACGGTCTGCGCTGACCACCCGGAGGGGAATTTGCTGGGGCAGATCGCAGCCAGCCCCTCTGCAGAGTGCCCCCGCGGGGGCCGGGAGTGGGGCGACGAGCCCTCGCGCTTCAAGGGAGCACCACGGCCGGTGTCTCAGCCCCGATCCAGCCTTTTAACTCACAACAAAGCAGCGAATGAGTCAGCAAGGGCAGCTGCTCCGCTCCAGCCCGTCCttccccttttctgttttatccgGTGGTATAATAGAAATAAACTCCCTGGTAAAAGGGCATTGTCAGAGGGAAAATGGGCCTCGCCCTTCGTCTGGCAGCTGGGAACGCCGGGGACGCACAGAGCTTAGGGATATTGTTGCCTCCAGCTGGCTCCCAGTAACACATCTCCCGGCGGTTCCCCAAAGGAGCGGGTGTTGCATTCACACGGGTGTTGCATCCCCCAAGCAGCGACACCGAGAGCCGCCCCTTCCCTGCGGGCCGGGCACTGCTGTGCCAGGCGCAGGGATACCCACAGGGATGAGTGGCCTTTGCAGAGGGGCCGGGGCAGGTACCGGCCCTGTGAGGGATGCCCTAACACATCCCGACACTAGCTGGCGGGTCCTGGGGCGCAGACCCCAGCATCACCCTTAAatccttctccttctgccttGTTACCGCCAGCTGGGACGTGAGGCTGGCAGAGACTGCTCCGTAGCAGTAGTAGCCACGGGCAAAGCTTGGATGTGGCCCGCGAGACACTCCTGGGTCAGTGCCACCGGTGTGGAGACGTGGCAGAGGGGGGAGCCCCACaagccctcctccctcctctggaGCTGGGAAACGTGCTCCCCCGGACACGCAGGGCTCATCCCAGCTACCAGCTCCAGGCTGGGCCCCGAGAGATggctcagcagaaagcagatgaTGAGCAAAGCGAGTGGCTCAAAGCCCTGAACAAAACCCAGGCAGCTGGTGAGACTCACACGCCCCGGCTGGAACCTGCCCCGGGCTCTGCGCTCCTGTCCCAGACACAGACACCGCTCCACGAGGAAGCACAAACTGCCCGGGAGCAGCGAACGCAGCCTCTGGCTGCTCCCACCATCCCGGCTGCCTGTGCCCTGCCCTCTCCTCGCTGCCACTGCCAGGGCATGGGATCTCTCAGGGATGGGGGCACAGCATCACTTGGGGACAAGGGGCATGGCATCACTTGGGGACAGGGCATGGCATCCCTTGAGGACGGGGCACAGCATCCCTTAGTGACAGAGCACAGCGTCCTTGGGGATGAGGCACAGCATCCCTCAGGGATGGTAGGGCACCGCTGTCACTCCAAAGCCACACAGCCTTGGGGTCCCCGAGGGATGCACCCCACTAGCATCGGCGGCTGTGgcttctgcctgctgcagaacaggaCATGTCGGGGCACCTCGCTCTGCTCGGTGAGCTCGCAGGGTGCGGCGCAGGGGTGGCGCGGTGGGGGGAGATGGAGGAGGTTCAGCACCACGTTGCCCAACACCAACAGACTCCTCAAATAACAATAATTACTATTATAATATTTAACAAGAATCGTATGCAAACTCCCCGGCGAGCTGAGCGAGCTCTGCCCTGACCCGTGTGGCGCAGAGGcctcttttctccccagctctcaGCCCTTCTCTGGGAAACAAAAGGTGCAAAGTTTAGTGGTGcatgaaaggagaaacaaaaccccagtCCCCGCTCGGCCCtggccccgccgcggccccccaCCGCCCCACCAGACAGATGGCAACAGTTGTCCCCGCACACCAGTTGCTCACTGCCGCCAACAAGCCCCTTTTATCCCCCAACAGGTCGTAAATGAGAGCGTTGGAGCCGGCCCCAGCGCAGGGGAGCAGCCGCTGCAGAGGGGgccaggatggggctggggctggggccggcTCTCCCCATGGGATGctcagtggaaaacaaaaaagcagctgaaagtggctcctcttccccctgcccatCTGTCCCAGCCTTGGGAGCCCCTCGCCCAGGCGCTCACAGCAGGGGGGTGGCCGGGGCGAGTTGGC encodes:
- the FMOD gene encoding fibromodulin; this translates as MRWATILIIAGLCGTSLGQYNEEEDMAWLQYYMRQSRMSSYNYMPYYEDENTPYVYSYLPAPDTEAEPGPEPQQAPSWQCPQECDCPPNFSSAMYCDTRNLRYLPFVPSRMKYVYFQNNQITAIQEGAFDNATELEWLALHNNQISSEKMGKRVFAKLKSLERLYMNNNNLTKMPSPLPRSLRELHLSYNQISKVPSNALEGLENLTALYLSHNYIFEMGASLKGLKSLILADLSYNHLRKVPDGLPMALEQLYLEYNYINTIPDDYFKVSPKLLYVRMSHNSLTNQGLSTNTFNSSSILELDLSYNRLQKIPRVSTNLENLYLQGNQINEFSISSFCTVVDVMNYSRLQVLRLDGNEIKRNAVPPDAPLCLRRATVIEI